The Pseudomonas sp. MPC6 nucleotide sequence TGGAAGATGACTTCCTGGCGCGTCGCGACCAGGCGATTCTGGAGTTGTTCTATTCCTCGGGATTGCGCCTTTCGGAGCTGACCGGGCTCAATCTCGATCAGCTGGATCTGGCCGACGGGATGGTCCAGGTATTCGGCAAGGGCAGCAAGACGCGGCTATTGCCCGTCGGCAAGAAAGCGCGCGAAGCGCTGGAGCAGTGGCTGGCGTTGCGGGCCATGGCCAATCCGGCGGATGACGCCGTGTTCATCAGCCAGCAAGGTCGCCGCCTCGGCCCCCGGGCGATTCAGGTACGGGTCAAGGCCGCTGGAGAACGCGAGCTGGGACAGAACCTGCACCCGCACATGTTGCGGCATTCCTTTGCCAGCCATTTGCTGGAATCCTCACAGGACCTGCGAGCGGTCCAAGAACTGCTCGGCCACTCGGACATCAAGACCACCCAGATCTACACCCACCTGGACTTCCAGCACCTGGCGACGGTCTACGACAGCGCCCATCCACGGGCCAAACGCATTAAAGGCGATGATTCATGACCCTCCAATTGATCACCTTCGACCTCGACGACACCCTGTGGGACACCGCGCCGGTGATCGTCAGCGCCGAAGCCGTATTGCGTGAATGGCTGACCGAGCACGCCCCCACCCTGGGCGCGCTGCCGGTGGAGCATTTGTGGGCGATTCGTGAGCGGATTCTGAGCAGCGAACCGAGCCTCAAGCACCGCATCAGCGCCCTGCGTCGGCGGGTGCTGTTCCACGCGCTGGAAGAAGCCGGCTACGACCATGGCCAGGCTTCGGACCTGGCTGACAAGGGTTTTGAAGTGTTTTTGCATGCGCGGCACCAGATCGAAGTGTTCCCTGAAGTCGAACCGACCCTGGAGATTCTGGCCAGGCACTACGCCTTGGGCGTGGTCACCAATGGCAACGCCGATGTGCGTCGATTAGGGCTGGCGGACTACTTCAAATTTGCGCTGTGCGCCGAAGACATCGGCATCGCCAAGCCCGATGCGCGACTGTTCCATGAGGCTTTGCAGCGTGGTGCGGCAACGGCGCAGACGGCCGTGCATGTCGGCGATCATCCGGGCGATGACATTGCCGGAGCGCAGCAGGCGGGGTTGCGGGCGATCTGGTTCAACCCGACGGGCAAAGCCTGGGAAGCGGATCGATTGCCGGACGCGGAAATTCGCAGCCTGAGCGACTTGCCGGCGCTGCTGGCGCGGTGGAATGCCGGCGCGGCCTGAACCTAAACCCAACAAACACCGCCAACCCCTGTAGGAGCTGGCTTGCCAGCGAAGGCGGTGTGTCAGTCAATACATGCATCGACTGACACACCGCCTTCGCCGGCAAGCCGGCTCCTACAAGGGATTGCGCCAGGCTCTGGCATGTTGTTGCGCCCATGAAAAAGCCCGCAGCGACGGCGGGCTTTTTCAGCAAGCACGGGCAGAGGCTCAGATAGGCCGGCTACCGTACTTGTTGTCAGGCTTCTTGGGAGGATCGGCGACCACATTGGCCTCCACTTCCTGCACCTTGCCGCCGCGCGCAAGAAACTCTTCCATGGCCTTGGCCAGGGCGTCGCGTTCCTTGTTCTTGGCTTCGACACTCGGCAGCTCATCGACCGACACCGCAGCCTTGGCCTTGCCTTTGGCCGTCGGAACGGGCGTATCACCGCCATCGTCGTCTTCAGCGACGTCTTCTGCCGCCGTTTCAAGGCCTTCTTCGGTTTCGTCGTCGTCGCCTACTTCGAGGTCGTCGTTTTCCAGATCATCGTCGCTCATGTTCTACCTCATGACTTGCGAAAAGCAGATTAGTTATAGCCCAGCTTTGCCGTCTGTCGACAGCTGCCGGAAAAAATTCAACCGCCGTTGATGCCCAACGGCTTATTCCCCTTCACCGTGCAAGGTGGCGAGGACTTTACGGGCACCGCCATGATCACGGTGCTCGCCCAGATAAACGCCTTGCCAGGTCCCCAGCGCCAATCGGCCTGCCTGAATCGGCAAACTGAGCTGACAGCCAAGCACGCTGGCCTTGAAGTGCGCCGGGAGGTCGTCCAGGCCTTCGTCGTTATGCTCATAGCCGTCCGTTCCTTGTGGGATCAGACGATTGAAAAAACGTTCGAAGTCGCGACGTACCGCCGGATCGGCGTTCTCGTTGATGGTCAACGACGCCGAGGTATGCTGTAGCCACAAATGCAACAGACCGACCCGACATGCCTTGATTTCAGGCAGGCCGGCGAGTAACTCGTCCGTTACCAGATGAAAGCCCCGGGGCCTCGCCCGCAAGGTAATCAGAGTCTGTTGCCACATACAGTTCTCCGCACGTTCGGGGCGCATTCTAGCGCGCTCTGGGAAAAAACAAAGGCCCTAATATTCCTTCAATCATGTAAGCCATTGGCCGTACAAAAACACGCTGCGTAAACGCCGCGAAACCTGTCCGAAAAAACCTTTCAGCTGTTCCTTCACTGACAAACTCCAGACAAAAAAATGCCCGGCAAGCCGGGCAAATTTTTATGCGCGTTCTTACAAGTTGTAGCCGCGCTCGTTGTGAAGTGCCAGGTCGATGCCGACAGCCTCTTCTTCTTCGGTAACGCGCAGACCCATGACGGCGTCCAGCACCTTGAGAATGATGTAGGTGACGATCGCGGTGTAGATCACGGTGAAACCCACCCCCTTGAGCTGGATCCAGACCTGTGCACCGATATCGGTCACGGTGCCGAAACCACCCAGGGCCGGAGCGGCGAATACACCGGTCAGGATCGCGCCGAGGATACCGCCGATACCGTGCACGCCGAACGCGTCCAGGGAATCGTCATAACCGAGTTTGCGTTTCAGGGTGGTGGCGCAGAAGAAGCACACCACGCCCGCTGCCAGACCGATCACCAGCGCGCCCATCGGGCCCACGGTACCTGCGGCCGGCGTGATGGCGACCAGACCCGCTACCACGCCCGAGGCGATACCCAGTGCGCTTGGTTTACCGTGGGTGACCCACTCGGCGAACATCCAGCCCAGTGCGGCAGCCGCGGTGGCGATCTGAGTGACCAGCATCGCCATACCGGCAGTGCCGTTGGCCGCTGCAGCGGAACCGGCGTTGAAACCGAACCAGCCGACCCACAGCATGGCAGCGCCCATCAGCGTGTAACCGAGGTTATGCGGCGCCATCGGGGTGGTCGGGAAGCCTTTGCGCTTGCCCAGTACCAGGCAGCAGACCAGACCCGCAATACCGGCGTTGATATGCACCACGGTGCCGCCCGCGAAGTCGAGCACGCCCCAGTCCCACATCAGGCCGCCGTTGCCGGACCAGACCATGTGCGCGATCGGTGCATACACCAGGGTGAACCAGATGCCCATGAAGATCAGCATGGCGGAGAACTTCATCCGCTCGGCAAAGGCACCGACGATCAACGCCGGGGTGATGATGGCGAAGGTCATCTGGAAGGTGATGAACACCGCCTCAGGGAACAGCGCCGCGGGACCGGTCACACTCGATGGCGTGACACCGGCGAGAAACGCCTTGCCCATGCCGCCGAAGAACGAGTTGAAGTTGACGACGCCCTGCTCCATGCCGGTGGTGTCGAACGCGATGCTGTAGCCATAAATGACCCACAGGATGCTGATCAGACCGGTAATGGCGAAGCACTGCATCATCACGGAAAGAATGTTTTTCGACCGAACCATGCCGCCGTAGAACAGCGCGAGGCCGGGAATAGTCATGAACAGCACGAGGGCTGTCGAGGTCAGCATCCAGGCAGTGTCACCCGAATTGAGGACTGGGGCCGCCACTTCGTCTGCCGCCATGACCAGGCTGGGCATTACGAGGGACAACAGGGCTCCTAGCCCTGCGAATTTACGCAGAGTCATATTGTTTTCTCCTGGGGCGTTGGGGTGGTGGCGGCTTAGATTGCGTCGGTATCGGTTTCGCCGGTACGGATGCGAATCGCCTGTTCCAGATTGACCACGAAGATCTTGCCGTCACCGATCTTGCCGGTGTTGGCAGCCTTGGTTATCGCCTCGATAACCCGATCCAGATCCTTGTCGTCAATGGCGACATCGATTTTCACCTTGGGCAGAAAATCGACCACGTATTCCGCGCCGCGATACAGCTCGGT carries:
- a CDS encoding secondary thiamine-phosphate synthase enzyme YjbQ, producing MWQQTLITLRARPRGFHLVTDELLAGLPEIKACRVGLLHLWLQHTSASLTINENADPAVRRDFERFFNRLIPQGTDGYEHNDEGLDDLPAHFKASVLGCQLSLPIQAGRLALGTWQGVYLGEHRDHGGARKVLATLHGEGE
- a CDS encoding ammonium transporter, with the protein product MTLRKFAGLGALLSLVMPSLVMAADEVAAPVLNSGDTAWMLTSTALVLFMTIPGLALFYGGMVRSKNILSVMMQCFAITGLISILWVIYGYSIAFDTTGMEQGVVNFNSFFGGMGKAFLAGVTPSSVTGPAALFPEAVFITFQMTFAIITPALIVGAFAERMKFSAMLIFMGIWFTLVYAPIAHMVWSGNGGLMWDWGVLDFAGGTVVHINAGIAGLVCCLVLGKRKGFPTTPMAPHNLGYTLMGAAMLWVGWFGFNAGSAAAANGTAGMAMLVTQIATAAAALGWMFAEWVTHGKPSALGIASGVVAGLVAITPAAGTVGPMGALVIGLAAGVVCFFCATTLKRKLGYDDSLDAFGVHGIGGILGAILTGVFAAPALGGFGTVTDIGAQVWIQLKGVGFTVIYTAIVTYIILKVLDAVMGLRVTEEEEAVGIDLALHNERGYNL
- the xerC gene encoding tyrosine recombinase XerC, with amino-acid sequence MERQLDAYCEHLRSERQVSPHTLYAYRRDLDKVLGWCVKQNIDSWAALDIQRLRSLIARLHAQGQSSRSLARLLSAVRGLYHYLNREGLCDHDPANGLAPPKGERRLPKTLDTDRALQLLEGAVEDDFLARRDQAILELFYSSGLRLSELTGLNLDQLDLADGMVQVFGKGSKTRLLPVGKKAREALEQWLALRAMANPADDAVFISQQGRRLGPRAIQVRVKAAGERELGQNLHPHMLRHSFASHLLESSQDLRAVQELLGHSDIKTTQIYTHLDFQHLATVYDSAHPRAKRIKGDDS
- the sutA gene encoding transcriptional regulator SutA, whose translation is MSDDDLENDDLEVGDDDETEEGLETAAEDVAEDDDGGDTPVPTAKGKAKAAVSVDELPSVEAKNKERDALAKAMEEFLARGGKVQEVEANVVADPPKKPDNKYGSRPI
- the glnK gene encoding P-II family nitrogen regulator, giving the protein MKLVTAIIKPFKLDDVRESLSEIGVQGITVTEVKGFGRQKGHTELYRGAEYVVDFLPKVKIDVAIDDKDLDRVIEAITKAANTGKIGDGKIFVVNLEQAIRIRTGETDTDAI
- a CDS encoding HAD-IA family hydrolase, with protein sequence MTLQLITFDLDDTLWDTAPVIVSAEAVLREWLTEHAPTLGALPVEHLWAIRERILSSEPSLKHRISALRRRVLFHALEEAGYDHGQASDLADKGFEVFLHARHQIEVFPEVEPTLEILARHYALGVVTNGNADVRRLGLADYFKFALCAEDIGIAKPDARLFHEALQRGAATAQTAVHVGDHPGDDIAGAQQAGLRAIWFNPTGKAWEADRLPDAEIRSLSDLPALLARWNAGAA